The segment tatagactagactattgactagactatagatttggctagactataaaatttacaatagaTTATAGCGTAtattatagaataaataaactcaaaaaatataaaattttgcggACAATATGTATGTGCTCCAGATTTCCCACTGATTCGCCAACTGCGTTTATTGTTGGTTcgcataatttaaaataattgcaaacGCAGTGATAAACTTATatgctttttaaaaacataGTTTCGAAATTAAGTCGTTAAGAGATTATTTTTAGAGGGGTAAGTGAAACCCCGCTGGGGTGGGCATTTATTTGTCAGATTTTTTTCCTTAAGTGACAGCACATGTGTTGCTAATATGGACAACTTCATAGGAACTGAGACaattaatttggtttttattacgttttataatattgttttcaacaaaaaaaaaacattttaagtaattcCCCCACAATTGTCtaattttgtcaaaattattttgaaattagatCTACTGCgccattaaaaattattgcattTACCTACTATTATCGATTTATAcgttattattgatttttatgtttatttcgacagcaaacaaatataatttgatatccCAATTCCAATCAAAAAGTATGATGAACAAGTTTCTATAATtactcaatttaaaatttatgtcatCAACTATGGAAAATATTGTTTACCAAAGaagatacaaatatatattttgtagcttaaaataaattacaaaatcgGTATGAAttcgaatattttaaattaacatttttatatagggtataaaagattctaAACCGCCGTTTATAGTACCCTTATTTGTTgaacatacattttatattgtatACCTTAAGGCAATTAAGGAAAAAATCATTGGGTATATGGTACTCCGATGTTCCTAAATATATCAAACCCATTCGATGACCCTACAGTGGTACAAATGTAAcaaaaagttgtacatttttaaaaatttttttactttagaaaagtttaaaatgtttaacatagtCGTTAGTCGTTTTTAGGCCATTTTTGTAACCAGAATATAATATTTACCCCAAAGTCAATATTTATGACTCTTTCACTCTACGTAAATGATTATTTTTGGacaaagaaaaaagtttcaacTAAAATTTGGATTCTGATCCTACATCTGCAGTCCAATATATTTATCATTAATCTATAGAAATGTGTAAACACTATACAAATACAAACTGACACACCTATCTAAACCTTAGACTAGTTCCAGTTGTCCGGTGCTTTATGACTGGAATAAGAAGAATCGACAGTTGAAAAACCACAATTATTAGCCTTTAATAAGCATTTGTAGTGATTTAACCAAATGGACTGAATAGCATCTAACACATGCACAAAAGGCGAAAATCCCTATCTATACTGACCTTTTAAAAAGTTGATAATAATAACCGATAAGCGTAAGTTTTGGTCGAAAACTAAAATGGATATAAGAAAAGATACTGAAAGGCATCTTTACGTAAAACATTTTGATATAAAAGACATgtcctttttttaatatgttgccCCTAAGGGCAAATAACATAACATAATTTATTAGGAATATAACATTTAATCGAGATTACTACATTATTTTTTAGCGACCATATCCACCATCACCTCCTTTACCACCAAAACCACCAGGTTGGCCAGGTTGTCCTGGTTGGCCTGCCTGACCTCCATAACCACCGCTACCTCCAAAACCGCCACTGCCACCATAACCACCACTGCCTCCAAAACCGCTGCCACCACTACCACCTGGTTGACCAGGTTGGCCGCCAAATCCACCGGCACCGCCTTGACCACCATATCCACCACCTTGACCACCACCGAGACCACCACCTTGACCACCACCGAGACCACCACCTTGACCGCCTCCAAATCCTCCACCCTGACCACCACCTTGTCCTCCATAACCACCACCAGGTCCTCCACCACCTCCACCTAAGGGTCCACCACCGCCTCCTCCACCTCCATAAGAGCCGGGTCTACCACCCTGCGCGTTCactataattataattgtttaattaaatataacttattataatataatgatttaatttcatttaaaaactcgTACCTTCACTAAATATCACCACAAATGTGGTTAAAAAACATGCAATTGCAATTTtcatttttccttaaatttaccGAATAACAACGTTCTGCGTTCATCAACAGGTTTCAGTTAACtgattaattacaatttaacagatgattgaatttaaattttcagtCAAGTACTGAAAAATAAATGACATTTGTGTGgggtttttatattgttgtgtttttctaaaatacgtttgttattatttctttgaatatcgaaattatttaaattatattaatctaACGTACCCGGGATGATTCGCTACCCTAAGcgaatatgaaataaaaatatttttggaaaactttatttttttaagagttcTTGGTTATTGTCATTAACGCAAAAGTTAGGCATTAACCCACAAATTAATTGGGTTAacttaattaactaactaactaattaactaactatttaagtaactaactaagtaagtaactaactaactaactaactaactaactaactaacaaaataactaactaaataactaactaactaactaaataactaactaactgacagGCCTctatctaactaaataacttcctaaaaaactaatgaactaaccaactaattaactaactcactgactaactaactaattaagtaactaactaactacctaactaactaactaaataacttactaactaacttactaactaactaaataacttactacCTAAATACTTTCCTAACAAACTAATGAGCtaaccaactaattaactaactcactgactaactaactaactaattaagtaactaactaacccactgactaactaactaacctgcGATGTACAATTACTGATACGCTTGtctgatgaaattttgacagtagaagTAGGTCCACTAAGAAGGGATTTTGGGATATTTGGAGATCAAAaagggaaaaacgggtaaaactggttttcttaattatcttacacaacaTTATTGATTAAAGAAACATTGCATCTATTTCTACTTTTTAAAAGGGTACCTGGTTGTCTGGTATATTTTCGTACCTTAAAGGATTGTAAATGTGtgacaaaggtgattttggtacctttttaaCTAatgaacataataaaatttttgtaaataatttggatacatcttttaaaattattagacACCTGTTTTATACCACCATAAGTAagccaaaaagtaccaaacaggggaaaaacgggaaatttaattttattcaatcttattgatctaatttttataaaatttaaaaaatactatatttcCTCACGCAAAATAAGTTATTGgtgtattattttggaatttggGTACTAAGGCCACTATAGGATCAAATTCcggtaaaatttttgatactttcggttaaaatgtttaaaacgtATGAGTTATATCTGTGATATTTAGATTTCAATACGGAATACTTTGTGAACTTAATGTTCGTATTAGGTGAAAATGGTACCCTTTTCATTGGAACTTTCCACAAAAGTTGA is part of the Lucilia cuprina isolate Lc7/37 chromosome 3, ASM2204524v1, whole genome shotgun sequence genome and harbors:
- the LOC124418942 gene encoding acanthoscurrin-1-like, coding for MKIAIACFLTTFVVIFSEVNAQGGRPGSYGGGGGGGGPLGGGGGGPGGGYGGQGGGQGGGFGGGQGGGLGGGQGGGLGGGQGGGYGGQGGAGGFGGQPGQPGGSGGSGFGGSGGYGGSGGFGGSGGYGGQAGQPGQPGQPGGFGGKGGDGGYGR